The Comamonas testosteroni genome contains the following window.
CGAAGCGATGGCTCGCCGCTTGCACCGGTGTGCAAGCAAGAGTCAGCGCGCAGAAATCGCCCGATTTCGCTCCAACCCTCCGGGACAGTGTCTTTGCGGACGCCCGGTCAGGGACGCCCGGTCAGGGACGCCCGGTCAGGGGCAGTCTGCGGCGTTGCCTCGCCGGCCGCGCGAATCCTCGCAATAGCACGGCTATTGCTGCGGTATCGCGCGCGGGGGGCCGCCCCCTTCCATCCCATCCCGCAAAGCCTCTGTCGCGGCGCGAGGAGATCGTAGGCACGTTCTTATTCCGCCGCCTGGCGCAGCGTGATCATCACGGGGCGGCTGACTACCTCGCGCAACGCCCACCAACCGGCCAGCCAGGCCAGCAATGCGCCCACCAGCGCGCCCGCCAGAGGTACCCACCAGAGCACATTCCATTCGAAATCGAACACCCAGCGCGCCAACGCCCAGCCCACGGCCAGGGCCACGCAGCTGGCCAGAAAGCCGGCCATCAGGCCCACTCCGGCGAGCTCGGCGCTTTGCACCTGCTGCAGCAGGCCCGATCTGGCGCCCACGGCGCGCATGATGGCGTACTCGCGCGCTCTTTCCTCACGGGTGCCGGTGACGGAAGCAAACAGCACGACCAGACCCGCCACCAGCGTGAAGCCGAACAGAAACTCCACGGCGCGTATGACCTGGTCCATCACCTGCTGCACCTGGGCCAGCGTGCTGCTCAGGTCGACATTGGTGATGTTCGGAAACTCATTGACCAGCGCATTGTCAAAGCCCTTGACGTCGGGCGCGCGATAGGCCGCCAGGTAGGTCACGGCCACGTTGTCCAGATGTTGCACGGGGTAGATCACAAAGAAGTTGGCGCGCATGGAACTCCAGTCCACCTTGCGCAGACTGGTGATACGGGCTTCGCTCTCCTCGCCGCCGATATCGAAGCGCAGCGTGTCGCCCAGCTTCAGATCCAGGGTCTTGGCAATGCCTTCTTCCATGCTGATCGCGCCCTGCTCGCCCGCCTGCCAGCGGCCTCCCACGATCTGGTTGTGATCGGGCATGGTTTCGGCAGTGGAGATATTGAACTCCCGGTCCACCAGGCGCTTGGCGCGGTCCTCCTCATAGTCATCGGGGCTGACGGCCTTGCCGTTGACGGCGATCAGCCGGCCGCGAATCATGGGATACCAGTCATAGCTGTGCACGCCGGCCTTCTTCAGCGCGGCCTGAAAGTCCTGCGCCTGATCGGGCTGGACATTGATGACAAAGCGATCCGGCGCATTCGCCGGCGTGGCCTTGCGCCAGCTGGCAATCAGATCGGTGCGCAGCAGCACCAGCAGCACCAGGGCCAGCAGCCCCACGGCCAGCGAGCTGACCTGTACCACGGCATACACGGGTTTGGCCGATACCTGGCGCGTGGCCATGACCAGCCAGCGCGGCGCCGTGCTCTCATTGACCACCTGCCGCAGCAGCTTGACGGCCAGCCAGGCCAGGCCCGCGAACAAGAGCACGGCTACGGCAAAGCCGCCCACTGCAATCAGGCCCAGCTTGATGTCGCGGCTGGCCACCATCAGCAAGGCCGCAAAACCCGTAACGCCCACACCCAGCACCAGCCAAGATGCTGGCTTGAGCGCCCCCAGATCGCGCCGCATCACGCGCAGCGGCGGCACCTGAGCCAGCTGCAGCACGGGCGGCAGGCCAAAAGCCAGCAGCAGGGTCAGCCCCATGCCCATGCCGAACAATGCGGGCCACAGGCTCGCCGCAGGCAGAGCAGACTCGACCAGTCCGGCCAGCAGCCAGACAAACACATGGTGCACGGCCCAGCCCAGCAGCACGCCGGCCGCGCTGGCGGCCAGGGCAATGCTCACGAACTCCACCACATAGGCCAGAGCGATCCGGCGCTGACTCTGGCCGAGCACGCGCAGCATGGCCGACGCATCGAGATGGCTGTTGGCAAAGGCACGCGCGGCCAGTGCCACGGCCACGGCCGAGAGCAGCGCCGAGAGCAGCGCCACCAGACTCAGGAACTTCTCGGCCCTGTCAAGGGTCTGGCGCATCTCCGGGCGGCCGCTTTCCAGCGATTCCACACGCACGCCGTGCAGGCTCTTGGCCAGTTCCTGCGCCCAGTCCAGATAGTCCTGCGCGCCGCGCCCGGCGTCTGCCTGCGCCGCCACGGCCAGCCGGTAGGTGATGCGGCTGGCCGGCTGCACCAGGCGCGTTGCGGGCAGGTCGGCGCTGTTGATCATTACGCGCGGGGCAAAGCTCATGAAGCCCGCGCCGCGATCGGGTTCGATGGCAATGATGTGCGAGATATGAAAGCTCGCATCGCCCAGCAGCAGCCGGTCGCTGAGCTTCAGGCCCAGCGCCTCCAGCAGCGGCGCATCGACCCAGGCATGGCCGCGTTCAGGAATCGCCCGCACTTCCAGGTCTGGCTGGCCCGGTCCCTGATTCAGGTGCAGCATGCCGCGCAACGGGTAGCCGGGGTCCACGCTTTTGAGCGCCACCAGCCGGCTGGCTCCGCCCTGCTCCTGGCTGGAGCGCGCCATGGTCGGAAAGCTGGCCGTGGCCACGGTCTGCAGCCCCTGCTGCTGTGCCTGCTGCACAAAAGCCGCGGGGGCAGGATTGTCGCTGACCACCACCACATCGCCGCCCAGCAGCTGACGGGCGTCGCGCTGCAGGCCGGCTTGCAGGCGGTCGGCAAAAAAGCCCACCGAGCTCAGTGCCGCCACGGCCAGCAGCACGGCCACGATGATCAGGCGCAGCTCGCCAGCGCGCAGATCGCGCCAGAGATTGCGCAGTCCCAGAATCCAGACAGATGATGCTTGCATGGTCTGCACGATAGCGCAGCGGCCTGGCGCCATGCCAGAACTGCATGGCAATGCCCTGCTTGAGCGGGACGATAATCGATGCCTTCAGACGGAGACCAGAGCGTGGAAGTGATCTTGGTGGTGGCCCTGGGGGCTGCAGTGGCAGGCTTTGTGCAGGGACTGTCGGGCTTTGCCTTCGGCATGGTGGCCATGTCGTTCTGGGCCTGGGTGCTGGAGCCGCAACTGGCAGCCGTACTCTCGGTGTTTGGCTCGCTGACGGGACAGATCATTGCGGCCTTCACCGTGCGCCGCGAATTTCACTGGAAGTCGCTGCTGCCGTTTATCGCCGGCGGTCTGGCCGGCATTCCCATGGGCGTGGCCGTGATGCCGCATCTCAATATGGACTGGTTCAAGTTCGGCCTGGGCTGTCTGCTGGTGCTGTGGTGCCCCACCATGCTGCTCAGCGCCCACCTGCCCCGGCTGACGCTGGGCGGCGGCCTGATGGCCCGCCTGAGCGATGCGCTTGCGGGCCTGATCGGTGGCGCCATGGGCGGGCTGGGCGGCTTCAGCGGTACCGTGCCCACACTGTGGTGCACGCTGCGCGGCTTTGAGCGCCATGTGCAGCGCACGGTGATCCAGAATTTCAACCTCTCGGTGCTGGCCGTCACCATGGCCAGCTATCTGGCCACCGGCCTGGTCAAGCCAGCCATGTGGCAATCGTTTGCCGTGGTGCTGCCCGCAGTGCTGGTGCCTGTGATCTTCGGAACCCGCGTCTACAAAGGCGTCAGCGATGCCCGCTTTCGCCAGATCGTGCTGAGCCTGCTGACCTGCTCGGGCATCGCCATGCTGGCGGCGTCCGTGCCGCGGCTGCTCCTTGCACCCTAACGTAAAACTGCCTACGGCAAGGCTGATCACAAGCCACTACCATCTGCGGCATGAATGCCGCGCCTACCGCCCCCACACCTGAACTGACCGCCTTTGCCCACACCATCCCCAAGATGGAGTTGCACTGCCACCTGCTGGGCACGGTCAGAAAAAACACCTTCATCGAACTGGTGCAGCGCGCCAAGGCGCCGCTGACTGCCGAAGAGATCGAGGCCTTCTACACGCGCGGCGAGAAGCCCGTGGGCGTGCTGCGCGTGCTGCGTGCTCTCGACGAGTGGCTGTTGCAGACGCCGGCCGATCTGGAGCGCATTACCTATGAATATCTGCAGGATGCCGCCGCCCACCATGTGCGCTATGCCGAATTCTTCTGGAACCCCACGGGCACGGTGCAATGCTCTGGCATGAGCTATGCCGCCGCCCAGCAAGCCATCCTGGCCGGTGCCGCAGCTGCGCAAAAGGATTGCGGCATACGCGGCCGCCTGGTGCCGTCGATCGACCGCGAAGCCCCGGCCGAGGCCGCTGTACAGATGGTGCAATGGATGCTGGAAAACCGCCATGACGATGTACCCGGCATCGGCATCGACTACCGCGAAAACGAGCGCCCGCCCGAGCTGTTCGCCGAGGCCTATGCACTGGCGCGTCGCAACGGCCTCAAGACCACGGCCCATGCCAGCGAATTCGGCCTGCCCTGGAACAACCTGCAAACAGCCATTGAGACGCTCAAGGTGGACCGCGTCGACCATGGCTACACGGTCATAGACAACCCCGAACTGGCCAAGCGCTGCGCTGATCTGGGCATTGTGTTCACCGTGGTGCCAACCAACTCCTACTATCTGCGCACGCTGGCACCCGAGCGCTGGGCGCTGGACCACCCGATCCGCCAGATGCCTTCCATGGGCATTCGCATCCACCCCAACACCGACGACCCCACGCTGCACCATGTGGACCCCACAGGGGCCTGGACCAAGATGGTCAGCGACTTTGGTTTTTCGAAGGCCGACCTCAGGGACTTCATGCTCAACGGCATCGATGCGGCCTGGGTAGACGAGAGCGAAAAGCGCAGCCTGCGCCGGCAGTGGAGCGACGAGTTCGATGCATTGAGCGGCACACACCACTTCTAACCAAACATCGCCGCATCACTTGTCCATCAAGCGCTCTCAGCTATCAAAATAGATTCAGGCCGGTGTAACACCGGCCTCCTCTCTTAACAACCACCTGCCCTATGCCGTCAGACAAGCCAGCCAGCCTTGAAGAGATTCAGGCTTCCATTGCCAAGCTCAGAGTCACCGAACAGCAGCTCGAAGCCACCGCGCAGAAGTACGAAAGCAAGATGCAGAGTTCAAGGAAGTGGAACTATCTCGCCGTCGCCATGGCCGTGGTGGTCTGCGCCGTGGCCTGGATCAACCAGGCATCGCCCTGGCTGCGCTGGGGCGTGCTGCCCGTGGTGCTCTTCATGGTGCTGTTCTTCGAAGGCATGCGTCGCCTGCTGGGCGTGACCATGCAAAGCAGCATGCGCCAGCTCAAGACCCAGATCCGTACACTGGAAACCAGGATGGCCGAAGTACAAGCCGCTGCGACAGATCAGCCATGACTGCCGCCAGACCCGTTCGCGTCCTGATGGTCTGCACCGGCAACATCTGCCGCAGCCCCACTGCCCATGGCGTGCTGGAAAAAATGGTGGCCGATGCGGGCCTGCAGGATCTGGTTCAGGTCGACTCGGCCGGCACGCACGGCTATCACGTTGGCGAGGCCCCCGATGCCCGCAGCCAGCAGCATGCACGCCGCCGGGGCTATGACCTCAGCGGGCAGCGTGCGCGGCAGCTGACAAAGCAGGATTTCGACGCTTTCGATCTGGTGCTGGTGATGGACAGCGCCAATGAGGTGGCGGCGCGCCGCCTTGCCACGCCCGCCCAGCAGCAGCGCATGAAGCGGCTGACCGATTACTGCCAGCGCTTTGACGAGCCCGAAGTGCCCGACCCCTACTATGGCGGCGACCGAGGCTTTGAGCATGTGCTCGATCTGATCGAGGACGCCTGCCAGAACCTGCTGCATACCATCGCAAAGAAAAGTCCACGCTAAAAGGAGCATTCCATGGATTTGCCGAAATTTCGTCTCAGCCCCAATGCCTATGCGCTGGATCTGTTTGTGGCCGAAAGCGGTATCTGCTCCTGTTGCGGCCAGGCGCGTGAGCTCAAGTACAACAGCTCTTTTTACAGCCGCGAAGAGCCGGACTATCTCTGCCCCTGGTGCATTGCCGACGGCAGCGCGGCCAAGCGCTATGAGGGCGAATTCAACGACTACCTGGGCATTGAAGGCGTGAGCGCCGAGCCCGGCGAACCTGACAGCATCGTCATGGATCGTGTGCTGCTGCTGGAAGTCTGCGAACGCACGCCCAGCTATCACAGCTGGCAGCAGGAGCAATGGCTGGTGCATTGCAACCAGCCCTGTGCCTTTCTCGGCTATACCGACTACGCCGAAATCCAGACCCTGCAGGCCGAGCTGCAAGGTGATATCACCGACATTCCCGAGCGTTATCTGCAGGCCATCAGCAAGACCGGTGATCCCGTGGGTGGCTATCTGTTTCGCTGTATGGAGTGCGGCACGCACCGGCTGCATACCGATTGCACCTGAGGCATGAACACAGACATCATGCGGGTGGAGTGCAGCCACCATATCGACGCCAGCGAAGCTGATGCCGAAGGCTTTTACGAGTACTACTACGAGTACGACATCTACCGCTTTACGCTGGGCGGCCTGAGCCTGGTGGTGCGCAGCTATAGCGATACCTGCGAGCAAGCCAGCGTGCTGCGACTGGAAGAAGCTGGCAAGTCACGCCCGCTGCAGCCCAAGGATCTGAAAAGGCCTCTTGTCCAACAGGCGCGGGAGCATCTCCAAGGCCTGGGCAAGCAGGAACTGCGCTGGCTCAACCCCAGGCACGCGCGCTACGACCCGCTTTGAGCAAGCCGCTGAAGCGCTCGGGCTACGACACCCCCGCCTCCAGCTCATGACGGCCGCAGACCCCCTGCACCTTGGCGTCCGGGAAACACCAGGCCATGAAGACGCACATCCAAGCAGATCTGGCTGCTGCATGTGCAAGGCTCCAGGTCCATAAATGCATATGGGCTTGCACAAACAAGGGTGCTCCAAGATGGTTTCCCTGAGGCAAAGCGCTTGCTTGGGCCTCGTTTACGCAAGTCGTGATTTGCAAGCTCAGCCTTCCGTTCGGGCTGGCAGCACCGTGCCCCGGCATTCGCCGAAGCCGATGCGGCGCGCGCCTGCACCTTCGCAGTAGGCGCGCAGCACGACGGTATCGCCGTCTTCCAGAAAGCCCCGCGTTTCGCCGTTCGACAGCGTGATGCGGTTCTTGCCGCCCGTGGTCAACTCCAGCAGGGAGCCGCTCTGCGCCAGGGTCGGCCCCGACAGCGTGCCCGACCCCAACAGGTCACCCGCGCGCAGTGCGCAGCCGTTGACGGTGTGGTGGGCCACGAGCTGCGCCACGGTCCAGTACGCGGCCTCGGCGAAGTTGGAGCGGCTGATCACGTCACCCGCATTTCCCTCTATGGCCATGCGCGCCGTCTGTAGCACCACTTCCATCTGGATGGCGATGGCACCGCGCGTGCGGTTGTCGGCAGAGTCCAGGTATGGCAGCGGATCGGGGTCGCCTTCGGGGCGGCTGAACGGCTGGCGGAACGGCTCCAGTGCCTCCATCGTCACCATCCAGGGCGAGACCGTGCTGGCGAAGTTCTTGGACAGGAAAGGACCCAGCGGCTGGTATTCCCAGGCCTGGATGTCGCGTGCGCTCCAGTCGTTGAACAGCGTGATGCCAAAGACATGCTGCTCGGCCTCCCTCATGGACACGGGCACGCCCTGGGCGTTGGGCTGGCCGATGAAGATGCCCAGCTCCAGCTCGATGTCCAGCCGCGCACAGGGAGCCAGCACGGGCTGAGCCGCGTCGGGCGCCTTGGACTGCCCCATGGGACGATGGAAGGACGAGCCGCTGGCCTGCAGCGTGGAGGCACGGCCGTGGTAGCCGATGGGCACCCATTTGTAATTGGGCAGCAGCGGGTTGTCAGGGCGGAACTGGCGGCCGATTTCGGATGCGTGGTGGATGCCGACGTAGAAGTCGGTGTAGTCACCCACCTCGCAAGGCAGGCCCAGCTCCACGGCAGACTGGGGCAGCAGCGCTGGCTCCCATGCCGACTGCTTGGTGCTGCCCGCGCGCAAGCCTTCGGAAAGCGCCTGGCGCAGGGCCTGGCGCTCTTGCCGCGTGGCCTGCATCAAGCGGTGCATGTCCGCATGGTCGATCAGGCCGGCGGTGCGCAGATCCAGCACCTGGTTGCCGATGGCGACGCCGATACGCCAGCCGCTGGCGCCCGGCGTGCGGAAACGGCCGAAGGGCAGGTTCTGGATGGGGAAGTCGCAACCCGCAGCGTTGGCCGAGACCACCCAGCTCTGGAGCTGGGGGTTCAAGGTTTCATTCAGGACCGCGCTCATTGCCGGAACTCCCTCTCGTGCAGGAAAGCCGCATGCTTGGGCGCACGCTTGGTCTTGCTCCAGTCTTCGAGCATGTCCCATTTCACGGCACCAAGCCTCTTGATCATGGCTTCCTCGTCCGGGTCGGGGCAGGCCAGTTCGACGCGGTGGCCATTGGGGTCGAAGAAGTAGATGGAGTGGAATGCACCATG
Protein-coding sequences here:
- the fahA gene encoding fumarylacetoacetase → MSAVLNETLNPQLQSWVVSANAAGCDFPIQNLPFGRFRTPGASGWRIGVAIGNQVLDLRTAGLIDHADMHRLMQATRQERQALRQALSEGLRAGSTKQSAWEPALLPQSAVELGLPCEVGDYTDFYVGIHHASEIGRQFRPDNPLLPNYKWVPIGYHGRASTLQASGSSFHRPMGQSKAPDAAQPVLAPCARLDIELELGIFIGQPNAQGVPVSMREAEQHVFGITLFNDWSARDIQAWEYQPLGPFLSKNFASTVSPWMVTMEALEPFRQPFSRPEGDPDPLPYLDSADNRTRGAIAIQMEVVLQTARMAIEGNAGDVISRSNFAEAAYWTVAQLVAHHTVNGCALRAGDLLGSGTLSGPTLAQSGSLLELTTGGKNRITLSNGETRGFLEDGDTVVLRAYCEGAGARRIGFGECRGTVLPARTEG
- a CDS encoding adenosine deaminase family protein, with the protein product MNAAPTAPTPELTAFAHTIPKMELHCHLLGTVRKNTFIELVQRAKAPLTAEEIEAFYTRGEKPVGVLRVLRALDEWLLQTPADLERITYEYLQDAAAHHVRYAEFFWNPTGTVQCSGMSYAAAQQAILAGAAAAQKDCGIRGRLVPSIDREAPAEAAVQMVQWMLENRHDDVPGIGIDYRENERPPELFAEAYALARRNGLKTTAHASEFGLPWNNLQTAIETLKVDRVDHGYTVIDNPELAKRCADLGIVFTVVPTNSYYLRTLAPERWALDHPIRQMPSMGIRIHPNTDDPTLHHVDPTGAWTKMVSDFGFSKADLRDFMLNGIDAAWVDESEKRSLRRQWSDEFDALSGTHHF
- a CDS encoding low molecular weight protein-tyrosine-phosphatase — protein: MTAARPVRVLMVCTGNICRSPTAHGVLEKMVADAGLQDLVQVDSAGTHGYHVGEAPDARSQQHARRRGYDLSGQRARQLTKQDFDAFDLVLVMDSANEVAARRLATPAQQQRMKRLTDYCQRFDEPEVPDPYYGGDRGFEHVLDLIEDACQNLLHTIAKKSPR
- a CDS encoding sulfite exporter TauE/SafE family protein, encoding MPSDGDQSVEVILVVALGAAVAGFVQGLSGFAFGMVAMSFWAWVLEPQLAAVLSVFGSLTGQIIAAFTVRREFHWKSLLPFIAGGLAGIPMGVAVMPHLNMDWFKFGLGCLLVLWCPTMLLSAHLPRLTLGGGLMARLSDALAGLIGGAMGGLGGFSGTVPTLWCTLRGFERHVQRTVIQNFNLSVLAVTMASYLATGLVKPAMWQSFAVVLPAVLVPVIFGTRVYKGVSDARFRQIVLSLLTCSGIAMLAASVPRLLLAP
- a CDS encoding CbrC family protein, with product MDLPKFRLSPNAYALDLFVAESGICSCCGQARELKYNSSFYSREEPDYLCPWCIADGSAAKRYEGEFNDYLGIEGVSAEPGEPDSIVMDRVLLLEVCERTPSYHSWQQEQWLVHCNQPCAFLGYTDYAEIQTLQAELQGDITDIPERYLQAISKTGDPVGGYLFRCMECGTHRLHTDCT
- a CDS encoding ABC transporter permease yields the protein MAPGRCAIVQTMQASSVWILGLRNLWRDLRAGELRLIIVAVLLAVAALSSVGFFADRLQAGLQRDARQLLGGDVVVVSDNPAPAAFVQQAQQQGLQTVATASFPTMARSSQEQGGASRLVALKSVDPGYPLRGMLHLNQGPGQPDLEVRAIPERGHAWVDAPLLEALGLKLSDRLLLGDASFHISHIIAIEPDRGAGFMSFAPRVMINSADLPATRLVQPASRITYRLAVAAQADAGRGAQDYLDWAQELAKSLHGVRVESLESGRPEMRQTLDRAEKFLSLVALLSALLSAVAVALAARAFANSHLDASAMLRVLGQSQRRIALAYVVEFVSIALAASAAGVLLGWAVHHVFVWLLAGLVESALPAASLWPALFGMGMGLTLLLAFGLPPVLQLAQVPPLRVMRRDLGALKPASWLVLGVGVTGFAALLMVASRDIKLGLIAVGGFAVAVLLFAGLAWLAVKLLRQVVNESTAPRWLVMATRQVSAKPVYAVVQVSSLAVGLLALVLLVLLRTDLIASWRKATPANAPDRFVINVQPDQAQDFQAALKKAGVHSYDWYPMIRGRLIAVNGKAVSPDDYEEDRAKRLVDREFNISTAETMPDHNQIVGGRWQAGEQGAISMEEGIAKTLDLKLGDTLRFDIGGEESEARITSLRKVDWSSMRANFFVIYPVQHLDNVAVTYLAAYRAPDVKGFDNALVNEFPNITNVDLSSTLAQVQQVMDQVIRAVEFLFGFTLVAGLVVLFASVTGTREERAREYAIMRAVGARSGLLQQVQSAELAGVGLMAGFLASCVALAVGWALARWVFDFEWNVLWWVPLAGALVGALLAWLAGWWALREVVSRPVMITLRQAAE